The DNA region TTGGGAGTTAGCTGGTTTAGTAACATCAACCCCTTTTCCATATTTCTACGAAGGATTTCCTGAAACGGTTTTACATGAAATCCGTCGAGTGAGTGGACGAGGCATCTTAGGTAACAAGGCAGCTTCGGGAACCGAGATTATTAAAGAGTTGGGTGAACAACATGTTACGACTGGTGATTTGATTGTCTATACATCGGCAGATTCCGTTTTACAAATTGCTGCCCATGAAGCGATTGTACCCCTACCGGAGCTGTACCGAATTTGTCGGGAGCTACGCCAATTGTGGATGACGGGTCCCTATGCGGTGGGTCGTATTATTGCGCGCCCGTTCTTAGGAGATCCTGGATCATTTTACCGGACACCAAATCGACATGACGAATCGCTTCCGCCCCATGGCGAGACAATCATTGATCGTTTGAAAACAGTAGGTATTCCAACCGCTTCAGTGGGTAAAGTTAGTGATTTGTTTGCACAACAAGGCTTTACCGAGTTTCACCTTACTAAATCGAATGATGAAGGGGTACAAGCAATCTTGCAATGGATGCGTTCTGGTAAAACAGGATTTTTATTCGCCAACTTAGTTGATTTCGATATGTTGTATGGTCACCGTAATGATAAAGAGGGTTTTGCTGCAGCCTTAGAACAGT from bacterium includes:
- a CDS encoding phosphopentomutase is translated as MRWIQIILDGVGVGDAPDAGRFGDEGSNTLGNLSEYIPLHLPNLQSLGLGCLTKIHGVEPVSARNVYGSLTEKSDGKDSTSGHWELAGLVTSTPFPYFYEGFPETVLHEIRRVSGRGILGNKAASGTEIIKELGEQHVTTGDLIVYTSADSVLQIAAHEAIVPLPELYRICRELRQLWMTGPYAVGRIIARPFLGDPGSFYRTPNRHDESLPPHGETIIDRLKTVGIPTASVGKVSDLFAQQGFTEFHLTKSNDEGVQAILQWMRSGKTGFLFANLVDFDMLYGHRNDKEGFAAALEQFDKQLPEILALLGKQDILAITADHGNDPTTPSTDHSRERVPLLLVGSMLKNDFNIGVRASFADLGASVVEAFQLSNWHEGKSFWQEILR